In Arthrobacter sp. QXT-31, one genomic interval encodes:
- a CDS encoding thioesterase family protein, which yields MTAELPELAAGDFYYQDLGGGRFRSTIHAQGAWNAHEQHMAPASGLMADRLDRHEPRDDMRMARLSYEILGLIPGGEFEIVTTTLRPGRTIELLQAELVAAGRVAIRATAWRMITSDTSAVAAVEDGPIPLPEDCKPYDGASVWPGGYIRSLEMRVADGHRPGAGKVWLRTDHPLTDGNDSSDMARLLGLVDTANGIAARVPPGKDSYAFPNLDLQIHMYRQPQGEWLGLDNAVSFGADGIGLTSTVLHDLSGPFGRAEQILTLRQTGPAM from the coding sequence TTGACTGCTGAACTCCCGGAACTGGCTGCCGGCGACTTCTATTATCAGGACCTCGGCGGCGGCCGCTTCCGCTCCACCATCCACGCCCAGGGGGCCTGGAACGCGCATGAACAGCACATGGCCCCGGCATCCGGGCTCATGGCGGACCGGCTGGACCGGCACGAACCCCGGGACGACATGCGGATGGCCCGGCTCAGCTACGAAATCCTGGGCCTGATCCCCGGCGGCGAATTTGAAATCGTTACCACGACACTGCGCCCGGGACGGACCATCGAGCTGCTGCAGGCCGAACTGGTGGCTGCCGGCCGGGTGGCCATCAGGGCGACTGCCTGGCGGATGATCACCAGCGATACGTCCGCTGTTGCCGCCGTCGAGGACGGGCCCATTCCTTTGCCGGAAGACTGCAAACCCTATGACGGTGCGAGTGTGTGGCCGGGAGGCTATATCCGCTCCCTGGAGATGCGGGTGGCGGACGGTCACCGGCCCGGTGCCGGGAAGGTATGGCTCCGCACGGACCATCCGCTGACGGACGGAAACGACAGCTCGGACATGGCCCGGCTGCTGGGACTTGTGGACACCGCCAACGGCATTGCCGCGCGGGTGCCCCCGGGCAAGGACAGCTACGCCTTCCCGAACCTGGACCTCCAGATCCACATGTACCGGCAGCCGCAGGGCGAATGGCTGGGACTGGACAATGCCGTCTCCTTTGGTGCCGACGGCATCGGGCTCACCTCGACGGTGCTTCATGACCTGTCCGGCCCCTTCGGCCGGGCGGAACAGATCCTCACGCTGCGGCAGACTGGCCCGGCAATGTAA
- a CDS encoding lipoate--protein ligase family protein encodes MQQAGADSRTLTLVRQEQSLGAVRDLDFGIELLGMARAGDIGPTLRLYRPAPTVAFGQRDTRLPGFGAAAQACRELGFEPLIRKAGGRAAAYHEGTLIIDHVEPHSDAIAGAKGRFAFFGEMLAEALQSVGVHAAVGEIPGEYCPGEYSVHGFAPAAPAHRIKLVGTAQRVVSGAWLFSSVVVVENSAPIREVLTASYAALGLDWDPATAGAVNDLVPGVDVQAVEDAVIRTYADYATMGHADFSSLRA; translated from the coding sequence ATGCAGCAGGCCGGGGCTGATTCACGGACTCTGACCCTCGTCCGGCAGGAGCAGTCCCTCGGCGCCGTCCGGGACCTTGATTTCGGGATCGAACTCCTCGGCATGGCCAGGGCGGGGGACATCGGACCCACTCTTCGGCTGTACCGGCCCGCACCCACCGTCGCCTTCGGCCAGCGCGACACCCGCCTGCCCGGCTTCGGTGCCGCCGCCCAGGCGTGCCGCGAACTGGGATTCGAGCCGCTGATCCGCAAGGCGGGAGGCCGCGCTGCCGCCTACCACGAAGGCACCCTCATCATCGACCATGTGGAGCCGCACAGCGACGCCATCGCCGGCGCCAAGGGCCGTTTCGCGTTTTTCGGGGAGATGCTGGCGGAGGCCCTGCAAAGCGTGGGGGTGCATGCCGCCGTCGGGGAGATCCCGGGGGAGTACTGCCCGGGTGAATACAGCGTGCACGGCTTCGCGCCGGCTGCCCCCGCCCACAGGATCAAGCTGGTTGGGACAGCCCAGCGTGTGGTGTCCGGCGCCTGGCTGTTCAGCTCCGTCGTCGTGGTGGAAAACTCGGCACCCATCCGCGAGGTGCTCACGGCCAGTTACGCGGCCCTGGGCCTGGACTGGGATCCGGCAACCGCCGGTGCGGTCAATGACCTGGTGCCCGGTGTCGACGTGCAGGCCGTCGAGGACGCCGTGATCCGCACCTACGCGGATTACGCCACCATGGGGCACGCGGACTTCAGCAGCCTTCGCGCCTAG
- a CDS encoding VOC family protein, protein MNPVSPQIGTVFVPVSDIEEARDWYCGILGVPADDKVLLDHLYILPMEGAGLVLDSGIYSPGAVFQVPAFHFNTADIHAAHAFMKTRGVELTDVKDDQWFNFRDPDGNALMICQIPATTE, encoded by the coding sequence GTGAATCCAGTTTCCCCGCAGATCGGCACCGTCTTTGTCCCCGTCAGCGATATAGAGGAAGCCCGCGACTGGTACTGCGGCATATTGGGCGTGCCTGCCGATGACAAGGTCCTGCTGGACCATCTCTACATACTCCCCATGGAGGGGGCGGGTCTCGTCCTGGACAGCGGGATCTACTCCCCCGGCGCCGTCTTCCAGGTTCCCGCGTTCCACTTCAACACCGCCGACATCCATGCCGCCCACGCGTTCATGAAAACCAGGGGCGTGGAGCTCACGGACGTCAAGGATGACCAATGGTTCAACTTCCGGGATCCGGACGGGAATGCCCTGATGATCTGCCAGATTCCCGCGACCACTGAATAG
- a CDS encoding mycoredoxin → MDFTPEDGTITMFSTTWCGYCNRLKKQLDAQGIGSTEINIEEVEGTAELVEQINGGNRTVPTVLFPDGTAATNPSAAEVKSRLAA, encoded by the coding sequence GTGGACTTTACCCCCGAAGACGGCACCATCACCATGTTCTCGACCACCTGGTGCGGCTACTGCAACCGGCTGAAGAAGCAGCTGGACGCGCAGGGCATCGGCTCCACCGAGATCAACATCGAAGAGGTGGAGGGCACGGCCGAACTCGTGGAGCAGATCAACGGCGGCAACCGCACCGTCCCCACCGTCCTTTTCCCGGACGGCACCGCTGCCACGAACCCGTCCGCAGCCGAGGTCAAGAGCCGGCTCGCCGCGTAG
- a CDS encoding SOS response-associated peptidase produces the protein MCGRYVMARAVGDLLAEFDAELENETEIPPSWNVAPTDGAPIVLERLIDGATVRQLHVARWGLVPSWAKSPGIGAKMINARSESVLEKPAFRKAVQSRRCAVPADGYYEWKQGEGRSKQPYYVHPRDDSAMAFAGLYEWWKDPSVPPGEPGQWMLSMSIMTADSPPAGTEGTVFAELTALHDRVPLPMSRDTLAAWLDPQVDDAAGLVDLVRSGVKDVAAGWRVDSVGKAVGNVRNNSPDLIEPVEALF, from the coding sequence ATGTGTGGACGTTACGTCATGGCCCGGGCAGTGGGGGATCTGCTGGCCGAATTCGATGCCGAACTTGAGAACGAAACCGAAATCCCGCCCTCGTGGAACGTGGCGCCGACGGACGGCGCTCCCATCGTGCTGGAACGGCTCATCGACGGCGCCACTGTCCGCCAGTTGCATGTCGCGCGCTGGGGGCTGGTGCCGTCCTGGGCGAAAAGCCCCGGAATCGGCGCGAAGATGATCAATGCCAGGAGCGAGTCCGTCCTGGAGAAGCCGGCGTTCCGCAAGGCCGTGCAGTCGAGGCGCTGCGCAGTCCCGGCCGACGGCTACTACGAGTGGAAGCAGGGCGAGGGGCGCAGCAAGCAGCCGTACTACGTCCACCCCCGGGACGACTCCGCCATGGCATTCGCCGGCCTGTATGAGTGGTGGAAGGACCCGTCCGTGCCGCCGGGTGAACCGGGCCAGTGGATGCTCTCGATGTCCATCATGACGGCGGACTCGCCGCCGGCGGGAACCGAGGGCACTGTGTTTGCCGAGCTGACCGCGCTGCACGACCGCGTCCCTCTGCCCATGAGCCGGGACACCTTGGCTGCGTGGCTTGATCCGCAGGTTGATGACGCTGCCGGCCTGGTGGACCTGGTCCGGTCCGGCGTGAAGGACGTTGCCGCCGGCTGGCGGGTGGATTCCGTGGGCAAAGCGGTGGGAAACGTCCGCAACAACTCCCCGGACCTTATTGAACCCGTGGAGGCTCTCTTCTAG